Genomic DNA from Gossypium hirsutum isolate 1008001.06 chromosome A01, Gossypium_hirsutum_v2.1, whole genome shotgun sequence:
GCTTTACTCaggaaataaaacataatataacgATCCATTTGGAATCAGGCATATGAAAATAGAGCTCTAAGAAAATGAGGATATGACTAACGAGCTAGAAAACCACAAATCTATAACATATAAGCAAAATTCATGGAGCAAATCTACCAGGTTTTTGTTTACTAGATAAGTAGTTAGTCTAACATTAAAAAATGGATAGCTTGAGACTGAAGCACAAATTGATACCCATCATACATGTTCCTATGAATTTTATACGATATGATTAATTTCCCTAATCAAAGCACTaccaaaaaatttaaagaaaatataattagCCAGCTGAGGTGTGTGAAAGATGAAGTCATCATACATATTCGTCTAAATAGGACAGGAATTTATATTACCAAACATCAATAAGTAGACTCACGTTGGAGATGGACGAAAAAGAGAACCAAACATCCATCCTTGAGTACATCCAAGCTTTATGTAAGTACCCTGCTTCACCATAAATAAAGAAACACTCGTGTAAGTTGCATAACAAACTTAAGAATGATCATACAAGTGAAAGGAACCATGGAGACAACTTAACAAAAGATTATGTAAAACAGTATATTGTTAGCAGACAAGTACATTTTCGGTAATAGTGCATGAAAGGTAACGTACTTGTATAAACACCTATGAAGCTATATCCAATCCAATACATGAACATATAGGGAGAGGAAGAAGGGAATTTGTACAATCAGTATGGATTTTTTTATTTCCAGATAGGAACTTCCAACTCAAAATAGGATTAAATATGGCTGAAACACAATTAAAATTCTGGACAACTTTAAGATTATTTCACATTTCAGCCATTATCACAGCAGAAAAGATATATTTACCTGATTAATTAACTGATTTCTGAATTTTTCTGGATGCAATTTCCTCTCAGAGTGAAATGCATATGATACTTGAGCATCCATTCCTGACCAAAACAAATCTTATTGGTGAATTGAAAAGTTACTGCACTAAGATCTCATTATAGCATTCAGAATAAAGGTTACTTCACTAAGATCTAGATCTAGATATCGAGATAACCAACTACTAACAATCATATGTAAATGCAAAACAGCTATTAGGCTTACTTCCAGTTCTATGGAAAAATCTGcattaaaaaatctaaataagAACGGCAAAACATGGTTCAATTAAGTGAGCATAATTTTTCGATCACTTTCTCTCCCATTAGCACCTTAACTACAAAAATGTGCCTCAAACGACCAACTGCACCAAATATATGGTGGGGaaaccatttcaatataattaaCAGGCCAGGCAACATTTGACCATCATGTCAGGAACAAAATGATATGTGATGGATCTTTATCAGGTTAACTTGGAAAACTGCTATGTTTGGACTCAAGAGCTATCTTGAAGATATTAACAGATAGGTAATCACGGTGACGCTGCTATGTTTCTACTCGTTAAATGCTTGAGTGAGTAATAATACGGAGATACTTATCTTTGTATCTACATATCATAAACAAATAAGAAAGTagttcttttataaaaaaaaaatgctGCAAATTGTGAAATTCTTGCACGGAACTATATTTCGTACCCATGCTGAAGTAATTCCAAAATCCTCCACGAAATGAGTGATAACCATCCTGAGAAGAGAGAACACCCATTTAAATTTTTGCCAATAAGCATATAAAGCAACCCCAATTCATATGAAGCAAGTAAACATTAAATCGGAACCCAAACATGTAAATGGTGATTTGAACCCCCATATTAGCAGCTTGAACCTTTGACTGGCAATATTACCACTTCCATAGATCTCgctataaattttatacaaaatgattttatgtAAAATGGCAAGAAGAATGCACCAattatcttaaaataaaaatgatttaaactgACAACTAGAGGATCAGGGCAAATGATGAGATGTAAACCTCATTTGATGAGGCCATCACGCAACAAAATAAAAATGCCTTTCAGGATTGCTCGTTTTTAGAATTTCATCATCCACCAAATATCAAAGAAGTCAAGAATagtttgaagaaaaagaaaccaaCAGGTACAGAAGCAGTATTACCATACAACTGACCTATCTAAAAACTCCTCAGGAATTACTGTAGGCAGAATATATACAGATGGGagaagacaaaaagaaaaagtagttCAGCAAAAAAATGGCAATAAAGGAGAAAACTGAAACATACCATACCCAGTTTGTCTGTTTGAGAGATGCGATGAAATGCATGCAAAGAATGGGGTAATTCAAGAGGCCCAATGGGATCACAAGAACCTTCCTTCGGAGCCCTCATTCGCATGATAATATGCCAGCTGAAATTTCATCGAACGAGTCGTAgcattaataatctaaagcaaatTAAAACTTACAACACATAAGCAACTGAATTTCTTTTCCATTACAACATGATAAAAGTGAACCAGATCAAAACGCAAGGAAAAGAAGAAATGCTAGTATAAATGACTCCATCATTTAAGTCTAGTTTCAACAAGAAAAAAATCCTTTCCATGTTCATCTTGAATATAGACAAGTTCTTGCAGACATGAACTTCTTGTCAGGCTCATAGCACCGCACACCAGTGTAGAGCACTAAGGCTTGAGAGGACTATAAGAGAAGTCTAAAAGGGTAAGAGATTAAAGTGTGACAAAAACCATTAGGGAGATAGTTTGGTGGAAAATTTTTGAGTGGTCCAGTAAACATAGTTTAGGGAGATTGCAAACAAGAAGAATAAAGCTCATAACAACTAACAACTGTAGCACTAGCAACACAACAACAATCTCCAGTAATCAAGTTCTGTGAACAAGCAAACCAATGCCATCAAAAACTATCTCTTTCATTTAGGAGGAGGCACAGTCTCGCACCTTCCTGAACCTTAATTAATATAAAGCACTATGACTTGCTTGCTTATCAGGAAGTAAAAGATAGGTAAATAGAAGCGTGTGTCTATGTTTCTAATTAGCTTCATAAAAACAAAGAGACGGCTGTTGAATAGTATATTACCTATCTATTTTCATTTCGGTTGCATTCTTCACTTGTTCCAAGAATGAGAATACGGATTGTCTGTCTGTGCCGGGATTTTTCTTTCCCTGCAAATTAACCGAACAAAAGGCATGAAAATCTAACTCAATTGAACCAATTCTTCTAGTACTGTTTGTCAAATGTGGAACAAACATTTTGGAAACAATAAATACTAGTAATGATCACTAAAACATATGGCAACCACTTATACTAATCCTTTCTTTTAAGGGGATTGAAAAGACAGTTTGGCATCACTGACAACGATTAAGTGAACAAAATTAGCAGTATAGATGTAAAATTTTCAGCTTCAAAATATTATGGattgtaaattttgttgttttttccGCCAATACGGCAATAACAATTGATGAGAGATTGAGAACAAAACAGGGAAAGAAGCAGAAAAGAAAACCAGCATTCTTGTTCATGGAAAAGAGATATGACAACAACCAGAAACAGTTCGTGATTCACATGTCAAATGATATCATTAGAACGAAAGGCAACAACagataaagaaaaaaacaatctTCAAGACCGATGTGAACtaacaattaataaaataaactagaCGAGTCAAGTAAGCATCATCCTACCCAACCAAAAGAAAAAGGCAGGTTGTTTCCAGTTCCCAGAGGCACTGTAGCAACTGGAGGTGGATGAGGCAGTTTAAGATCGGATATTACACCAAGAAGCCAGCCAGCTGTGCCATCGCCACCTGCAACCTAGCAAACAGCCTAAGCAATTTAGACATCAACTGCGCCATGTATAACATAGACACACTCTACATATacacatgtatgtatgtgatgtAACATGTAAATTAGTAAAGGCAGACAAAAAACCTGACAGTAAACATAAACATATACTTAAGATGTCAACTCACGATTATTCTCAAGCTACTCTCAATAGCTGAAGCAAAACCATCTCCACGCTGCTTAAGTGATCCCAAAGTGGCATAAATTTGGTGTAGCACCTTATCAGGTTTCGTCTCTCCCAAATCAAAAACCTGAAGATCAATCAGTCGAGTTTAATTCAAAAGGTGGATCTttatagtcacacttgcattatCCTTTAAGGCAGGAAGATAATACCTGGTTGGTGTTAAGAACAGAACGATATGTAGAAAGAAGATTCCCTCCAAGCTGTCCACCACTTTTGGAGTTGATAAAGACTAAGACTGGACAAGAAGGTACACACGGTGGTTTCTTTGCTTCTGATTCAGGAACAAGTATATAATTTGGGATGTAGTATTCACTCAATATATGGTTCAACATACTATCGCCCATGATTGTGTCCCAACTGCAGGTCATATATGTAAGGAAAGATAAAAAAGTTAGAATACTGCTACAAGTACACAGTTATCATGCTGGTGTATCAACCCTGTGCATCAGTATCAAAAGCTATGCAACATAAACTTGCTGAAAAACATATCGATAGGCCAAAAAAACTTAAGCCACTCTTTGAGCACCTTAGAACTGCCATGAAAATCCTTTCTCCTTTTAGCTTAGATAGAATTATGGTGGGAAAGATAAATGCATAAAAACTAGAAAACAAATATAGCTAAGCATGCAATTCTTATTGCATTGCACCAAAGATAATGACATAATCAACTAAATTTGGGAATTCAATCGAACAGGGAGAAGATTCCAATATGCGCTGATCTAAACAATGGAATGAGCAGAAGCTAAACCCGACTATCACTTtaacttaattaaactaaattaaattaaaccatATGCATTAATAATTAGCAACAAACAACAGTTAAACCTTCTAGAAAAAAAACTACGAATATCTCTAGCCATGAGCTGCGATTCCAAGGACAATTCTACCAAGCCCTTTCCAGGGAAAAATGACAAATTTCTAATCAATGCCATTCTTCTCAAACAAAAAAAGGATCAGAGAAAACAAAACTATAATATGCAACACAAGTTAAACGTAAATCATTAAATTTATGCTTAGTTCCACTTCGTTGACCCTCAGTTTTCTCTCTATCATACACTGAACCAGCTGATATAAGCTAAAGAGAACACATAAATGAACTGAAAATcttcaaaacaaagaaaaaaagaaaaactaaattcaAATAAGCATTTCTTTTTCGCTCATTTCGCTCGCTCTTTAACTCCTCCTTCAGAAAACAATTAAAGAAAGCTCAAATctctcaaaattcaaaattctttGTTTCTCTTGGCTTTTCCTTCACTTCCCTCTCTTCTATCATGAAACATATACGAAAACTAGCTCAAAATTCTCAAATGCGTGCTTCCCCTGTTTttccctccttttttttttctctcttcaacaatagtaataataacgcaaaaaaagagaggaaaatatCTAATACACGTCTTCTTTTGGCTCTAACTTTTggttttaaataaatcaaacagAATCAAAGCAAGAAATATCTACGTTCTTCATACAAATAAATGTACACaagtttaaattataaaaagaaaaaagaagcaatGATGCTTTACTTGATGAAGAAAGAAACAGTAACGTACTGCAGAGGAAGATAAGGAAGATAACCCGTAGGAATCAATCAAAGCTGGAGATTGAAAAAGCAAATCAACAAGTCTTCATCGtctttttgaaactttttttaatCGCAAATATTCGAAACGCGGATCGGTTGGGAGATGAGATCAAGTGTGAATCAGAAGACAAATAACTAAAGTgcaaataaataagaaattacAAACAAAGAAGGGAGAAGCTTCGGTTTTCCCTATCGTTCCAGTGGCAGCCGTCGTCCTTTTTTGTCTTAAATTGTCGTCGTTTTAGACGTTTTACCATTTCAAATGTGTTTGGCCAACTGACAAAATGGAACGACCCCGGGGTACGACCATTTAAGTCGTTAACCAACGCTTAGTGATTCGATGCGGCCGGGTCCAGTACTTACTGAAAAGGAAGAGAACGGGAGAGTGACGCGTCATCTAAGGGCGGAAATCGGGAAAGATGATTGGTTGATTTAGTTTGGGACAGTAACGAGTAGGCAGAGTGAATTGGAAAAAACATCCAATGAAGTCGTTAGGATATATCAGATATGCCATTTTcctattcaaaaaatttatttatattcttaagaaaagtcataaaaaaaagaaagagtctTAACTATTTATTgagttttttaaatatattattttattttaaggttaatatttgatatattattatcgaatttttttaattttacaaataaaataaaaatattatcacaTGTCTTATTCCTTTTGTAATTTTAGTATGAGTATGtgttacattttaaattttatctgtggaatttaagattttcaaaataaataataaaatgatttaaacaaatttttgggattttaaaaattcattaataatttttataagaaataaatgatattttgtgAAGATAATGCAATGATTTCATACAACATTTTCTGGTAGTGTAGTTTTGAGTTGATTTTAACCGAAAATCTGAAATGAGGGAATGAAGTGGCGACTTCGTTCTTGttattacattttcttttttttgtttatggTTGTCACTTTCAAGATCCCTTCAATTTGAGCCAACGATGGGCCCATAAATTTGTTAGATAAGCCTCTTTTCTCTATCTAAGAAATGGCCCAATCTATTTGTTTCCAAACTTTTGGATAAAAGTGTTCATATATTGAATTTGACAGTCATCTTGAAATTTTGGACTTAACTAGggataaaaacaaaacaaattcgATGGGTTTTTTTCGAAATCGGATTCCGATgggtgaaattttaaaaaaagattttgtTGGGTTTTGATGAAAGTTGGATTTGAGGTGATATCCaagttatttataaaaatgcCCTTAAAATCTATCTACTTATATTTAAGGAGTTAATAAGTTAGTGTCACCCTTCaatcatatttcaattcaattgagCAATTATTAAAATCATTCTTTCATAAAATAATAACCATTATTGTAgggatatttttgttttttttaaatcatgtGAAATCTAGAAAATGTGCTTTATGGGATCTACATTcaaaacatcatatttttcattgtCTTTTATCATTTCAACTAAAACTTTATTGGAAAATATTTGGTACCAATGGATCTTTTAGACTCCACAAACAAGGTCAAAGGATTGACAAGTGTCCGATAGagttatagtaaaatattaaaaataataaatatttaaaaaaagaatacacgtgacatttttttaatgaaagaaatatgaaaaaaaaatcactGGGATTAGGTGATATGGTAAATGTCTCTCTTACCTTAACCAGTGGTCATGATTCAATTTTCACCCTAAATATGAAGCAACTTTAAAACTCGTAGTCAATGTCTATTCTTTTAAAAGACTTACAAAATGCTGATAATTAATCATTAAGCTCACTCCAATAAATACCTAACAATATAGTAACCATCATGTTGAAAGTATTGACATGCTTAAGATTCAAGCACTATGAAAACCATTCTCTATTTTTGAAGTTAGAGGTATAAACTCGGTTTACAGCGGAGAACACTTCTAAATTTGGACTACATACCTTCCATTACACTTCATTCAAGGAGCCAAGTAATTCATTGTTATTCCTTATCTATTATTGGtaataatagtttttaatgataattttttttggtacaTTCAAAATTTTCCTTGGATCAATCAAGTCTTGATATCTTTTATCCAAAATCCAATAATCTCAGTTGAATTATTATATTGATACTAAAATCCCAGTTGAATTATTAGAATAATGCTAAAATCCCACCAAcacaatttgaaattatttttttgaaggaCAATATATACAGTGGAaagacaaaatatatatatatttctcttgAATAATTGGCCAATGTGCATCAGCAAGTCTTTGTTTACAAATGGGAATGATAAGGAAGCAAGTTCCATGCATTGGACTAATCTTTACCTAATGaatataatattacaaataattaaaagGAATAAACTCCTTTTTCTAACCAATAATTAATATTTTCTGTATGTGCCAAAATTTAGATACATAAAGGTAGGattattattgtttaaaaaaattttgagttaattgttttggtaaattattataaTCATACACTAAAGTCTCAGTTAAAGACAAGCTTTAAGCTTGCTTAGTCTTAAAGGAAATAGCTAGGTTTAACAGTTTGATATTgacatttttttctttataaaatataatatttttttctttgaaaataaattacaatTAATCGATATCCTCCATttcattaatgaaaatttattttttcgagGCTCATGTCTAATTTTCGTAACAatgttatttttagaatttaaatttgaattctttcATTGCAATTGCAATTTATCTTAATACTGCACTCaatattttgttgttgttgatgttGTTATACATCTTgttaaaattcactaaatttcgCCTCGCCTCATCTCATTGAAAGACTAACCATTAGACTACAAGTAAAAACATTGTCTAACTTTACACGCCACATGTAAGGCTGATTGATCCACCATCATGCTGAATGAAAGATCTTGACGAGGTGACATATAACTTCAGAAGTACATGTCAATTTATGTGTTTGCAGGAGCCCATGACTCATCCCATGAACATCCAAAAAGAGGACATATGTTTAGAGTAAGTCTATTCATGGATCTTATTACCTATCCAGGCTTGAAGGCTTGCTCAAATTTTGGGTGAATTTAgacaaaaatcttaaatttaaaaaattagcttGGATAAAAAAATAGGCTCATTCAAAACAGGGACCCtacttgtttttttaaagttttttatattatatattatgtaatttataactcgtaaaattaagtttataatatataatattaatataatgtaaacattaaaaaatgttaaaataactatacataaaattattaaattaaaaattaaaaataatataaattaaactaaacCCACCTTTTAAACAATAATTAACAATAATTGGGTATTAAAgttgaatttagaatttttattaatttaattgagaGTCTTAGAATGTCAACTTACAGACATAGacttacatacatacatatttaataagGAGGTTAAAGGTAACCATCAACCCCTAAATTTTTAGTCAATgggattttaataataaatacaaataacACATTCATTGAGTGAAAATTGGAAGGAGACAAAATATAGGGTGGTCAAACATGGatggttaaaattaaaataggtagaatttttagataaactaattttaaaataatgaaataaataaatattgttataattatatttttttattttaagttttgagattttttttagtttcacttattagtgtataataataataataataataataataataatgggagGATTCCACTTACACTATCTAAAACTAAATTAGTTTTAcaccatttcatatatttttatacgattaatattttaacgattcaactgttatattttatattccaTCCATACTAAATCATGTATGTCAAATGTGACATAAATTAAAACTTTCTAAATATTTGTTTCATGTAAAAAGCTTTCAaccatttaataaatattaaaatatacaattttttagatcgatatgataaatatattagattaattaaaaaatttgcatgtataataaatacaattatatttgataaattcttAGTCCCTTATTGAAATGAACTGTGTGGACCAGTAATGTTTTTAGAAAAGCTTgtggtatttatttttatttatcaataatcattgtaaaaaaataaaataatattgtggAAATGTATTCAAAAAATTTATCTAATTTGGTCCTTAAATTTGAATTCTATTAATGTGTGATGATGAAACACTCTGAGATTATTCCTAAATTTGTGATTATgcctaatttttaaattgaattaatcgaGAAAGTCACCCAAACAATTGAAAAtctacaattcagaaaataaagaggctaattttaaataaataaaagtaaataaactaaTTCTAAACAATAAGAAATAATTTGTGTCGAGAAACTCAATTTCCATGtgactagaggtgctcatgggccggatTGAGCCTAAccatgatattaacatactttatgcttgcccgagcccggcccgacctAAAATATGGGTTTAAAATTCTACCAAAACCCAcccatatttgcaaaagactagCCCAAACCCATTTTAGGTCCacccaaattatttttaattttttttaaaaatatttatattataatatattaatatttaataattttatgcatattttatttattgaaaatttttatatagtcatcttaacattattttaatgtttatgtagagaccaaattttgcccgggcccaacaaGCAGAGCCCAAAACACCAACCATCCAATTAGCACCCCACTAAACCGACTACTAACTCCATCACCCCACTAAACCACCCTACTAACTCCATTACTCCACTTGCTTACAAAAAGAAAGAGACAATcagttgtaaaatttggctataaaagccattcaaaactATTGTAATGGGGGCTTTTTTTTGGAGGAAAAAGGAGGAGATACTAAATACGAATACAAAAACAGCGATTGAATATCGGTTTTTATTTAGAAGGATTTGCGCATCGTTTCAAATTGCTCCTCATTTAAATACTGTCTTTTGTGAGTTggaatatttgtattttaaatcccTATTCATTTGGGCGCATTTCATTCTAGTTCTTGTCTACGCTTTAGAAATTCTATTTGTTTACAAATTATCcccttaattttgtttttatttccatTGAGTTCTTTAAAATTCatctttttatattctttataattCAGTCatcatttctttaaatttatttggcattcattttttttatgtatacatTTTGAATTACCTTGATAAGTTgcgttgttatttatttttgttttagttataaaattattattttaaaatttccttttatataatattgtttaaaaattttgtatgataTTATATATTCTTATATATGTTACATGcatataatttatgaaaattagtTCTATTCTATATACATCATCGTTTTCATATTATTGtatgtaaatattttcttttagatttattatatatattttctttaaaatttatttatgtacaaTTTGGCTTTCTTTTAGGAATctttttttattgtatattttttttattttaaatactttcataTATTAGTATTTCTGTATATACGTTATTTaccttatttttttcatttttacatatatatcaCTAGTCAAATTAATTGGTTTTATTGGAAATTatgttgtatgttatttattTCGAATTTCTTCTtgcatattatataatttaataatcgTTTATATATTATCGGTTTTATGTACATATGAGGTATTTTGAATTCTAGCGTGTGTTATTCCTTTGTAAATTTTTCATATaggttttaaattgttttgtgttATGTCGGTTCCAAATTTTCATATTGTTTTGTGTATTATGTGTCATTTTTGGTTTTTATATTATAGTTACATATTTGTTTCATGCAAGTAATTATGTTTGTATTTCTTGTTAATGCATCATGATTATGATTCTCATATTCTCTAAATGTTGATTGTCTTTTATTTCCAAACAAACCGAACAAGTATATTTTGATACGGTTTTTATAATTGTTAACTTGAGCCCCCCACAACATAAGGAAATCTTTCGTGTTTGGAAGTTTGAGagatcgtgcccaatcgtgctgggtttcgatttttcattcGACTAAAATacagaatatccttttgaaatttcgtCTATGTTCTCTTAAATTAAAGCgaggcaatatttcgtatttggaAGTTCGATAAATAGTGTCGAAtcatgctgggtttcgattttttattCGACTAAAATACGGAATATCCTTTTGGaatttcattcatgttttcttaaattaaaatgaggcaatatttcgtatttgaAAGTTCGATAAATCATGCCCAatcgtgttgggtttcgatttaccgtttggccaaatagctaaatatcctttttgaaatttcaaatgcaTGAGTTTTAGAAATTATGGGATGATCTCGTATTGAGGGTTTGAAATGTTGTATCCAATCGTGCTGGACATGATATGTTATTCCTTCTGAGAGAATCTCGACATTCAGTTCAAGTTATCTAAACGCTTTTAaaggaattgtattttaaaatcatttccaaaatttcaacattATGACGTTAATTGATCAATACGGTATCGATTTTGGACGTTACGacggtgctaatccttcctcgcacgtaaacgactcccgaacccattttctagtttttcatagaccaaaaatattgttttaataaaccaaaatgctTTATTAGAATGATTGatcacaaggtgacccgatcacacctaaataaaaaggatttgtGGCGACTCCATACCATGTTTTAAAGTCAATCCccgttttccaaaataaaaatggttttaacagcttggcgactccactggggaccaataaaagagtcaagccgtaaaattgattattttctgtccttttgtcgaaaattgaaaattgatttaaaaatcgTGATTCTTTTGTCACATTTTCTTGTGATCCCTATGTTTGCTAGAATACTCTTGCATTGCATATTGCATGACCAttttggtcacaccttttaagtgggagtgagaaactatgccttctgaggttttcacctccacaTGGACTAGTGGACTGCttctgggatacatccgtacctatgtcttcgtgaggttttcacctccgcatgaccataggaaaatgtattccTTTGAACTGAACTTGattcatatgagcctataataagtgaggattgaggaatctgttggttcaggtaccctttctcAAGAACTGAACCGCATATAGAGAGACTTAGGAACCCACCTTAGGTAAAGCCATGCCTAAatttagtggtcacccgaataggtgctttatttgttatttattcctTCTGTACTAACgtgctttgtttttgttttgtttatgactgcattgcattacatcatcatagaaaagaggtgttgattcatatttgattgctaaatagaacagtttgtcatGAGAAaacggatttcttgataaagtggactATAATACGGTTTTCTGAATATGGTCCAAATAAGCACAACGAAAGAAAGCTGATAGTTCGTGGAGGA
This window encodes:
- the LOC107916662 gene encoding diacylglycerol kinase 5 isoform X2, with the protein product MGDSMLNHILSEYYIPNYILVPESEAKKPPCVPSCPVLVFINSKSGGQLGGNLLSTYRSVLNTNQVFDLGETKPDKVLHQIYATLGSLKQRGDGFASAIESSLRIIVAGGDGTAGWLLGVISDLKLPHPPPVATVPLGTGNNLPFSFGWGKKNPGTDRQSVFSFLEQVKNATEMKIDSWHIIMRMRAPKEGSCDPIGPLELPHSLHAFHRISQTDKLGMDGYHSFRGGFWNYFSMGMDAQVSYAFHSERKLHPEKFRNQLINQGTYIKLGCTQGWMFGSLFRPSPTNIAQIAKVKVMRKQGQWEDLKIPRSIGSIVCLNLPSFSGGFNPWGTPYRKKFLDRGLTPPFVDDGLIEIVGFRNVLHGLVLLAPNGHGTRLAQANAVRFEFKKGAANHTFMRIDGEPWKQPLPADDETVVVEISHFGQVCMLATPLCRSRSMHDPSSPTACYNEDNNSSDEGDSPDDLEEKRKFGAADSFKFPDEFDISYLS
- the LOC107916662 gene encoding diacylglycerol kinase 5 isoform X1 translates to MTCSWDTIMGDSMLNHILSEYYIPNYILVPESEAKKPPCVPSCPVLVFINSKSGGQLGGNLLSTYRSVLNTNQVFDLGETKPDKVLHQIYATLGSLKQRGDGFASAIESSLRIIVAGGDGTAGWLLGVISDLKLPHPPPVATVPLGTGNNLPFSFGWGKKNPGTDRQSVFSFLEQVKNATEMKIDSWHIIMRMRAPKEGSCDPIGPLELPHSLHAFHRISQTDKLGMDGYHSFRGGFWNYFSMGMDAQVSYAFHSERKLHPEKFRNQLINQGTYIKLGCTQGWMFGSLFRPSPTNIAQIAKVKVMRKQGQWEDLKIPRSIGSIVCLNLPSFSGGFNPWGTPYRKKFLDRGLTPPFVDDGLIEIVGFRNVLHGLVLLAPNGHGTRLAQANAVRFEFKKGAANHTFMRIDGEPWKQPLPADDETVVVEISHFGQVCMLATPLCRSRSMHDPSSPTACYNEDNNSSDEGDSPDDLEEKRKFGAADSFKFPDEFDISYLS